One Corynebacterium uterequi DNA segment encodes these proteins:
- the ppk2 gene encoding polyphosphate kinase 2: MADNHDDDIPMIDLAATEGFVVDDSDEDDPVLLQPNGKPVETWREKYPYDERMTRKEYDHIKRQLQIELLKWQNWTKDTGQRHIILFEGRDAAGKGGTIKRFNEHLNPRGARTVALEKPSPRESTSWYFQRYISHFPSAGEIVFFDRSWYNRSGVERVMGFCTESQHAEFLREVPMLENMILGSGISLTKFWFSVTRHEQRTRFAIRQVDPVRQWKLSPMDLASLDKWDDYTRAKEEQFRYTDTEESPWITIKSNDKKRARINAMRYILSKFEYTNKDYDVVGEPDPLLVKRGRDEIDD; the protein is encoded by the coding sequence ATGGCTGACAATCACGATGACGATATCCCCATGATCGACTTGGCTGCTACCGAGGGCTTCGTCGTCGACGATTCCGACGAGGATGACCCGGTTCTTCTGCAGCCCAACGGTAAGCCGGTAGAGACCTGGCGGGAGAAGTACCCCTACGACGAGCGGATGACCCGCAAGGAGTACGACCACATTAAGCGCCAGCTCCAGATCGAGCTGCTCAAGTGGCAGAACTGGACGAAGGACACCGGACAGCGCCACATCATCCTCTTCGAAGGCCGGGACGCCGCCGGCAAGGGCGGCACCATCAAGCGCTTCAACGAGCACCTCAATCCCCGCGGCGCCCGCACCGTCGCCCTGGAAAAGCCCAGCCCCCGGGAGTCCACCTCCTGGTACTTCCAGCGTTATATTTCCCACTTCCCGTCCGCCGGTGAGATCGTGTTCTTCGACCGCTCCTGGTACAACCGCTCCGGCGTGGAACGCGTCATGGGATTTTGTACGGAGTCCCAGCACGCGGAGTTCCTCCGGGAGGTGCCGATGCTGGAGAACATGATCCTCGGCTCGGGCATCAGCCTGACGAAGTTCTGGTTTTCCGTCACCCGGCACGAACAGCGCACCCGTTTCGCTATCCGCCAGGTAGACCCGGTTCGCCAGTGGAAGCTGTCCCCGATGGACCTGGCCTCGTTGGACAAGTGGGATGACTACACCCGCGCCAAGGAGGAGCAGTTCCGCTACACGGACACCGAGGAATCCCCGTGGATCACCATCAAGTCCAATGACAAGAAGCGCGCCCGCATCAACGCGATGCGCTACATCCTCAGCAAGTTCGAGTACACGAACAAGGACTACGACGTGGTGGGCGAGCCGGACCCGCTGCTGGTCAAGCGCGGGCGCGACGAGATCGACGACTAA
- a CDS encoding inorganic diphosphatase, with product MKVEVTIEIPKGSRNKYEVDHETGKVHLDRYLFTPMAYPADYGYIDHTLGEDGDPLDALVILPESVFPGVVVGARPIGVFKMTDEAGGDDKLLCVIDDVRYEGYQDITDVSDFVKDEIEHFFVHYKDLEPNKEVTGSGWGDKAEAEKILAEAIERYQG from the coding sequence ATGAAGGTTGAAGTCACTATCGAGATCCCCAAGGGCTCGCGCAACAAGTACGAGGTCGACCACGAGACCGGCAAGGTCCACCTGGACCGCTACCTCTTCACCCCGATGGCCTACCCGGCGGACTACGGCTACATCGATCACACCCTCGGCGAAGACGGCGACCCGCTCGACGCGCTCGTCATCCTGCCTGAGTCCGTCTTCCCCGGCGTGGTCGTCGGCGCCCGCCCGATCGGCGTGTTCAAGATGACCGACGAGGCCGGCGGCGACGACAAGCTGCTCTGCGTCATCGACGACGTTCGCTACGAGGGCTACCAGGACATCACCGATGTCTCCGACTTCGTCAAGGACGAGATCGAGCACTTCTTCGTCCACTACAAGGACCTGGAGCCCAACAAGGAAGTCACCGGCTCCGGCTGGGGCGACAAGGCCGAGGCCGAGAAGATCCTCGCCGAAGCCATCGAGCGCTACCAGGGCTAG
- the hpt gene encoding hypoxanthine phosphoribosyltransferase yields the protein MHDHKDYNVPPNRYGDDIEAIIINEEQLRARIQEMADKVSDMYRDEPEDLLLVCVLKGAVLFLTDFARSLSIPSQIEFMAVSSYGNATSSSGVVRILKDLDRDIEGKNVLIVEDIIDSGLTLSWLIKNLSGRHPKSLNVVTLLRKPEVQTAHVELLDVGFDIPNEFVIGYGLDYAERYRDLPYVGLLHPRVYSE from the coding sequence ATGCACGACCACAAGGACTATAACGTTCCGCCGAATCGTTACGGCGACGACATCGAAGCCATCATTATTAATGAGGAGCAGCTGCGCGCCCGCATCCAGGAGATGGCGGACAAGGTCTCGGACATGTACCGCGACGAGCCCGAGGACCTGCTGCTCGTGTGCGTCCTCAAGGGCGCGGTGCTCTTCCTCACTGACTTTGCTCGCAGCCTGAGCATCCCTTCCCAGATCGAGTTCATGGCGGTGTCCTCCTACGGCAACGCGACGTCCTCCTCGGGCGTGGTCCGCATCCTCAAGGACCTGGACCGGGACATCGAGGGCAAGAATGTTCTCATCGTCGAGGACATCATCGACTCCGGCCTCACCCTGAGCTGGTTGATCAAGAACCTCTCCGGGCGTCACCCGAAGTCCCTCAACGTGGTCACCTTGCTGCGTAAGCCTGAGGTGCAGACCGCGCACGTGGAGCTGCTCGACGTCGGCTTCGACATTCCCAACGAGTTCGTCATCGGCTACGGGCTGGACTACGCGGAGCGCTACCGCGACCTTCCTTACGTGGGTCTGCTGCACCCGCGCGTCTACTCCGAATAG
- a CDS encoding Pls/PosA family non-ribosomal peptide synthetase has translation MDSRTPPTPPGLEAGGEAAADSVVTHEVPPQFAAGEDAPDPRTLIDILTATAHRFPGAAAIDDGSVITYAELLDHITEEARRWRAAGVRPGDRVGIRMQSGHKELYLAILTTLAAGAAYVPVDADDPEERAELVFSEASIDALCTDDGLQALRRYPSAEPTPLTEDDQLDGPSPEDDAWIIFTSGSTGTPKGVAVTHRSAAAFVDAEAGLFLRDHPLGPEDRVLAGLSVAFDASCEEMWLAWRHGACLVPAPRSLVRSGMDLGPWLIRRDITVVSTVPTLAGLWPAEALDNIRLLIVGGEACSQELVDRLATSDREMWNTYGPTEATVVASAGRLYPGMEVGIGLPLPGWDLAVVDADGKQVGVGEIGELIIGGVGLARYLDPVKDAEKYAPAPALGWSRAYRTGDHVRLEIEGLYFVGRIDDQVKIGGRRIELGEVEAAVAALDNVYNSAVAVQTTGGNQKVLVGYVSLTDAASGFDHDAAHARLAESMPAALVPRICVLDELPVRTSGKVDKDALPWPLPDVGVAEEAQLSDTEAWLAGLWVATLGVSVDGPDADFFSLGGSSLSAAVLIGAIRSRVPTAAVRDLYDHPRLGALAHRLEDIAAATGARTDRGRRRAQPPRRVARVPGRTRVVQSLLQVVFMSVYAVAPLGWLLMLNNIAGLMGASWAMPAPWWLVTAIIIVAGTPAGQVPLGALGARLITRGISPGEYPRGGRVHLRLWAAERWADVTRSREIAGATWVNNYARLLGVSVGKGVDLHSLPPVTGLLSLGNHAAVEPEVDLRGYWIDGDVVRVGRILIGANARVGARSTLLPGTVIGASAHVEAGSTVTGGTPVKPGARWSGSPAKKVGRSKHRFPEHHPARRPHWVWIYGLTSLLLAAQPLVAAGAGVAAVVGLVGAVDGADTSSSLYAGVLLFAPVGGLVAFAVHALTTFVGVRAMSVGLHPGVAPVRSRRGWQLWTITRLMDDARSALFPLYASLLTPAWMRCLGARVGRDVEISTAVMIPHLTDIRDGAFLADDTTVGGYELGGGWMRTGETKIGKRSFVGNSALTAPGRKLAKRSLVAVQSSTPKKAKPNSNWWGSPPERMRRVAVDAPGEAQTYRPTLRLKLARSAIETMRLLAVAGNALVAAVAYVGLQVLYSAGGVGLAGVGGGLVFMTAGAVAVAQAIVAKWVCVGQHRPGHHPLFSSYVWLNEVQDTFVEMVAAPWFFQHAIGTGEHNVALRCLGARIGAGAWVDTYWLPEADLVRIGPGATVGPGTVVQTHLFQDRVMSLDEVTVEAGATLGAQSFALPASVIGQAASVGPGSLVMRGDRVPAGTAWQGNPIEPVVG, from the coding sequence ATGGATAGCCGCACTCCGCCTACGCCTCCCGGCCTCGAAGCCGGCGGCGAGGCGGCCGCAGACTCCGTCGTTACCCACGAGGTCCCGCCGCAGTTCGCCGCCGGCGAAGACGCACCCGATCCGCGCACGCTCATCGACATCCTCACCGCCACCGCCCACCGCTTCCCCGGTGCGGCGGCCATCGACGATGGCTCCGTTATTACCTATGCCGAGCTCCTCGACCACATCACCGAGGAAGCCAGGCGTTGGCGCGCCGCCGGAGTTCGCCCTGGCGACCGGGTGGGTATCCGGATGCAGAGTGGGCACAAGGAGCTGTATCTGGCGATTCTCACAACCTTGGCCGCCGGTGCGGCCTACGTGCCGGTGGACGCCGATGATCCCGAGGAGCGTGCCGAGTTGGTCTTCTCCGAGGCCAGCATCGACGCCCTGTGCACCGACGACGGTCTGCAAGCCCTTCGCCGCTACCCCTCCGCGGAGCCCACTCCTCTCACCGAGGACGACCAGCTTGACGGCCCCTCCCCCGAGGACGACGCGTGGATTATCTTCACCTCCGGTTCGACGGGCACGCCGAAGGGCGTGGCGGTGACCCATCGCAGCGCGGCGGCGTTCGTCGACGCCGAGGCGGGGCTCTTTCTCCGGGATCACCCCCTCGGCCCGGAGGACCGGGTGCTGGCGGGCTTGTCCGTCGCTTTCGACGCCAGTTGCGAGGAGATGTGGCTGGCTTGGCGCCACGGCGCGTGCCTGGTTCCGGCGCCGCGCAGCCTGGTGCGCTCGGGCATGGACTTGGGCCCGTGGTTGATCCGGCGGGATATCACCGTCGTGTCTACGGTCCCGACGCTGGCTGGGCTGTGGCCGGCGGAGGCGCTGGACAATATTCGCCTGCTCATCGTCGGCGGGGAGGCGTGCAGCCAGGAGCTCGTCGATCGCCTGGCCACGAGCGATCGGGAGATGTGGAACACCTACGGCCCCACAGAGGCGACCGTCGTCGCGTCTGCGGGGCGGCTGTACCCCGGCATGGAGGTCGGTATCGGCCTGCCGCTGCCTGGTTGGGATCTCGCGGTGGTGGACGCCGATGGCAAGCAGGTCGGCGTCGGTGAGATCGGAGAGCTCATCATCGGCGGGGTGGGCTTGGCTCGGTACCTGGACCCGGTGAAGGACGCCGAGAAGTACGCACCCGCGCCAGCGCTCGGCTGGTCGCGGGCGTATCGTACCGGGGACCACGTCCGCTTGGAGATCGAGGGCTTGTACTTCGTGGGCAGGATCGACGACCAGGTGAAGATCGGCGGCCGGCGCATTGAGCTCGGGGAGGTGGAGGCGGCCGTCGCCGCGCTGGATAACGTTTACAATTCGGCGGTCGCGGTGCAGACCACCGGGGGTAACCAGAAGGTGCTGGTCGGGTACGTATCGCTGACCGACGCCGCGAGCGGGTTTGACCATGACGCCGCGCACGCGCGTCTCGCCGAGTCGATGCCGGCGGCGCTCGTTCCCCGGATCTGTGTGCTCGACGAGCTGCCCGTGCGCACGTCGGGGAAGGTGGACAAGGACGCCCTGCCGTGGCCGCTGCCCGACGTCGGCGTCGCAGAGGAAGCACAGCTCAGCGACACCGAGGCGTGGCTAGCCGGGCTGTGGGTAGCGACCTTAGGCGTGAGCGTCGACGGGCCCGACGCCGACTTCTTTTCCCTCGGCGGCTCCTCGTTGTCCGCGGCGGTGCTCATTGGCGCGATTCGCTCCCGTGTGCCGACGGCCGCGGTGCGTGACCTTTACGACCATCCTCGCCTCGGCGCGCTGGCGCACCGGCTGGAGGACATCGCTGCTGCTACCGGGGCCCGCACGGACCGGGGGCGCCGACGCGCGCAGCCGCCCCGGCGCGTGGCCCGGGTCCCGGGCAGAACTCGGGTGGTCCAATCTCTGCTGCAAGTGGTGTTCATGAGTGTCTACGCCGTTGCCCCGCTGGGGTGGCTGCTGATGCTCAATAACATCGCCGGGCTCATGGGCGCGAGCTGGGCAATGCCGGCGCCGTGGTGGCTCGTGACGGCGATCATTATCGTCGCCGGTACTCCGGCAGGTCAGGTGCCGCTCGGCGCGCTGGGCGCTCGCCTCATTACCCGCGGTATTTCCCCGGGCGAGTACCCGCGCGGGGGCCGCGTCCACCTGCGGCTGTGGGCGGCGGAGCGGTGGGCGGACGTCACCCGCTCGCGGGAGATCGCCGGGGCCACGTGGGTGAACAACTACGCCCGTTTGCTCGGGGTGTCGGTGGGTAAGGGCGTGGACCTGCACTCCTTGCCGCCGGTGACCGGATTGCTGTCACTGGGCAACCATGCCGCCGTCGAGCCGGAGGTGGACCTGCGTGGGTACTGGATCGACGGCGACGTGGTGCGCGTCGGCCGGATTTTAATTGGGGCCAACGCGCGCGTTGGCGCCCGGTCGACGCTGCTGCCCGGCACAGTCATTGGCGCCAGCGCGCACGTCGAGGCCGGATCCACCGTCACTGGGGGCACACCGGTGAAACCCGGCGCACGGTGGTCCGGTTCCCCGGCGAAGAAGGTGGGCCGTTCCAAGCACCGCTTCCCGGAGCATCACCCGGCGCGGCGCCCGCACTGGGTGTGGATCTACGGCCTGACGTCGCTGCTTCTGGCGGCTCAGCCCCTGGTCGCCGCTGGCGCCGGGGTGGCGGCCGTGGTGGGGCTTGTCGGCGCCGTCGACGGGGCTGACACCTCGTCGTCGCTGTACGCCGGGGTGTTGCTCTTCGCGCCGGTCGGCGGGCTGGTCGCCTTCGCGGTTCACGCGCTCACCACCTTCGTGGGGGTGCGCGCGATGAGCGTCGGCCTGCACCCCGGGGTGGCCCCTGTGCGTTCCCGGCGTGGGTGGCAGCTGTGGACCATCACCCGGCTCATGGATGATGCCCGCTCTGCTCTCTTTCCGCTCTACGCCAGCCTTCTCACGCCGGCGTGGATGCGCTGCCTCGGGGCTCGGGTGGGCCGGGATGTGGAAATCTCCACGGCGGTGATGATCCCGCACCTCACCGACATCCGCGACGGCGCGTTCCTCGCCGACGACACCACCGTGGGCGGGTATGAACTCGGCGGTGGGTGGATGCGCACCGGGGAGACGAAGATTGGCAAGCGGTCCTTCGTCGGCAATTCTGCGCTCACCGCGCCGGGGCGGAAACTGGCCAAGCGTTCCCTGGTGGCGGTGCAGTCCTCCACCCCGAAGAAGGCGAAGCCGAACTCCAACTGGTGGGGCTCCCCGCCGGAGCGGATGCGGCGAGTTGCCGTCGACGCCCCCGGCGAGGCCCAGACCTACCGGCCTACCCTCCGGCTGAAGCTGGCCCGCAGCGCCATCGAGACGATGCGGCTTCTCGCGGTGGCGGGCAACGCCCTCGTCGCGGCGGTGGCCTACGTGGGGTTGCAGGTGCTGTACTCCGCCGGCGGGGTGGGCCTGGCCGGTGTGGGCGGCGGGCTGGTGTTCATGACGGCCGGCGCCGTCGCCGTGGCGCAGGCGATCGTGGCGAAATGGGTGTGCGTCGGCCAGCACCGCCCCGGACACCACCCTCTTTTCTCCAGCTACGTGTGGCTCAACGAGGTACAAGACACCTTCGTGGAGATGGTGGCCGCGCCGTGGTTCTTCCAACACGCGATCGGCACCGGCGAACACAACGTGGCGCTGCGCTGCCTGGGTGCGCGCATCGGCGCCGGGGCGTGGGTGGACACCTACTGGTTACCAGAGGCGGATCTGGTGCGCATCGGTCCCGGGGCCACCGTCGGCCCCGGCACGGTGGTGCAAACCCACCTCTTCCAGGACCGGGTCATGAGCCTCGACGAGGTCACCGTCGAGGCTGGGGCCACCCTCGGGGCGCAGTCCTTCGCCCTGCCGGCGTCCGTGATCGGCCAGGCTGCCAGCGTGGGCCCCGGATCGCTCGTCATGCGCGGGGACCGGGTGCCGGCGGGCACCGCCTGGCAGGGCAACCCGATTGAACCAGTGGTGGGTTAG
- the dacB gene encoding D-alanyl-D-alanine carboxypeptidase/D-alanyl-D-alanine endopeptidase has product MKAGKKIVAGASAVLAVAVAGVAAVGVYAQARYGNLSHAAPYVVAMPETVAMPSGFGTTQVDRAMLAQRLSELAAAPALGDLHGVVVDAGTGDVIWQQQSDQPLTPASATKLLTAAAAILTLDPTSTVTTDVVRGDVAGSVVIKAAGDVWLDDAQLDALAAEVAEATGNEPIDTVLIDTSVWQGPEQLEGWDPGNVDGGYVAPLQPAMMNGGRLGAATGDVPRSHTPALDVAQALATRLGAVNVGTGPAPAGAEVLGTTESEPLAIRMQDMLRWSDNVAAEAIGREVALARGAAPTGQGAADTTLAVLAEAGLPTASVTTYDSSGLSEGNLITPDLLAGIVTAATSGDELRPLVGMLPVAHGVGTLQDRYEQLPGRGYVRAKTGTLTGTNALVGTVIGESGQVYNFALLSNGSAIDAGRGALDVFASELRAW; this is encoded by the coding sequence ATGAAAGCTGGAAAGAAAATCGTGGCCGGCGCCTCCGCGGTGCTTGCCGTGGCGGTGGCCGGGGTAGCGGCCGTCGGTGTGTATGCCCAGGCTCGGTACGGCAATCTCAGCCACGCCGCGCCCTATGTTGTCGCCATGCCGGAGACGGTGGCCATGCCCTCCGGTTTCGGCACCACCCAGGTGGATCGGGCGATGCTGGCGCAGCGCCTGAGCGAGTTGGCGGCTGCCCCGGCGTTGGGCGACTTGCACGGCGTCGTGGTGGATGCCGGCACGGGTGATGTCATCTGGCAGCAGCAGTCGGACCAGCCGTTGACTCCAGCAAGTGCGACGAAGCTGCTCACGGCGGCGGCCGCCATCCTAACCCTTGACCCGACGTCGACGGTGACGACTGACGTCGTGCGCGGCGACGTTGCGGGAAGCGTCGTCATCAAGGCCGCCGGCGACGTGTGGCTGGACGACGCTCAGCTCGATGCCCTCGCCGCCGAGGTCGCGGAGGCCACCGGTAACGAACCCATCGACACCGTGTTGATCGACACCTCGGTGTGGCAGGGCCCGGAGCAGCTCGAAGGCTGGGATCCGGGCAACGTCGACGGCGGTTACGTCGCCCCTTTGCAGCCGGCGATGATGAACGGCGGCCGCCTCGGCGCCGCGACGGGCGACGTTCCGCGCAGCCACACCCCGGCCCTCGACGTCGCGCAGGCCCTGGCCACTCGCCTCGGCGCGGTCAACGTGGGTACCGGTCCCGCCCCGGCCGGCGCGGAGGTGCTCGGCACCACCGAGTCCGAGCCGCTGGCCATCCGTATGCAGGACATGCTGCGCTGGTCCGACAATGTGGCGGCTGAGGCCATCGGCCGCGAGGTCGCCCTCGCTCGTGGCGCCGCACCCACGGGCCAGGGTGCGGCCGATACCACCCTGGCTGTCCTCGCCGAGGCTGGGTTGCCCACCGCGTCGGTGACCACCTATGACAGCTCCGGGCTCAGTGAAGGCAATCTCATCACCCCGGACCTGTTGGCCGGGATCGTCACCGCCGCCACTAGTGGTGACGAGCTGCGGCCGCTGGTGGGGATGCTTCCCGTGGCCCACGGCGTCGGCACGCTGCAGGACCGCTACGAGCAGCTGCCCGGGCGAGGCTACGTTCGCGCGAAGACGGGCACGCTGACCGGCACGAACGCACTCGTCGGAACCGTCATCGGGGAGTCCGGCCAGGTGTACAACTTTGCGCTGTTGTCCAATGGCTCCGCGATTGACGCGGGTCGAGGCGCCCTCGACGTCTTCGCTTCCGAGCTGCGGGCCTGGTGA
- the tilS gene encoding tRNA lysidine(34) synthetase TilS, which yields MTSSLLRVAYPRRSPHFLACRRAVRPLAQAHPEVVVGLSGGADSLALTAALLAEHSQVFAVIVDHQLQPGSAEVARQAARTARQLGAEATVVAVDIPRTAEGMEAAARKVRYQVLWEHARARGVPLAVAHTMEDQAETLLLSALRGRATGMAAKPFAAADDACCLHRPLLGVRRADTVGACLELGISYWQDPHNGNPAFRRVRLRQDTIPHLGEVVGGDAVEPLARAASLAAADDALLNQLAGAPTDDCATLAAQPEPLRRRRLVAWLRQQGLAVTAPVLDGVDRLVVDYHGQGGVAAGGVVDAAGRRRLEVRRIGGRLTVIRQDQYMLDQNSREGLR from the coding sequence GTGACCTCCTCGCTGCTGCGGGTGGCCTACCCTCGCCGGAGCCCTCACTTCCTCGCCTGTCGACGGGCGGTTCGCCCGCTGGCCCAGGCCCACCCGGAGGTTGTCGTCGGCCTCTCCGGCGGTGCTGACTCGCTCGCGCTGACCGCCGCACTGTTGGCTGAGCATTCCCAAGTGTTCGCGGTGATCGTCGACCATCAGCTGCAGCCCGGTTCGGCCGAGGTGGCCCGCCAGGCCGCACGAACCGCCCGGCAACTCGGCGCCGAGGCGACGGTGGTGGCCGTGGACATTCCGCGGACCGCGGAAGGGATGGAAGCCGCCGCCCGAAAGGTCCGCTACCAGGTGTTGTGGGAGCACGCCCGGGCTCGGGGTGTGCCGCTCGCCGTCGCCCACACCATGGAGGATCAGGCGGAAACGCTGCTGCTCAGCGCGCTGCGCGGCCGGGCCACCGGGATGGCGGCGAAGCCCTTCGCGGCCGCCGACGACGCCTGCTGCCTGCACCGGCCGCTGTTGGGCGTGCGCCGAGCAGACACCGTCGGGGCGTGTCTGGAACTCGGGATCAGCTACTGGCAGGACCCCCACAATGGCAACCCCGCCTTCCGTCGCGTGCGCCTGCGCCAGGACACGATCCCGCACCTCGGGGAGGTGGTGGGCGGGGACGCGGTGGAGCCGTTGGCGCGCGCCGCGAGCCTGGCGGCGGCCGACGACGCCCTACTCAACCAGCTCGCCGGCGCCCCCACTGATGATTGTGCGACCCTTGCCGCCCAGCCGGAGCCGCTGCGGCGTCGTCGGCTGGTGGCGTGGCTGCGTCAGCAGGGCCTGGCGGTCACCGCGCCGGTACTTGACGGGGTGGATCGGCTGGTCGTTGACTACCACGGACAAGGCGGTGTGGCCGCCGGAGGCGTCGTCGACGCGGCTGGGCGTAGGCGGTTGGAAGTCCGGCGAATTGGTGGCAGACTTACAGTGATTCGCCAGGATCAGTACATGCTGGATCAGAATTCAAGGGAAGGGCTTCGCTAG
- a CDS encoding glycosyltransferase codes for MNTYAPLTPADATTLWLHWGRTGAGPLFLLRLAAADPGPHAVSFNIDAEIADELRALTCPQFPVRTYRNKTEVITGLPGLVRTSLKLRRFIRRHGIRRVVSTMHSVYESIALPLALPRSVEFVDYVHDASAHPGEFSLPWQAGMWLTRARAQRTVTFSQATASALMTATAKPITVTAHPPFDATPARHAPRRLPEAPEVPVIGIFGRLQPYKGIDLALAAMEILAQRGVPARLRIVGDGPSAAARDGVRARYAEWDVRWIPEEEVSSVVDGFDVLLLSYTEGSQSGPAMLAMAHALPTVATAVGALPEQVRGYGVVAAAITPQAVADAIEEILNPARYHELSQGAIEAFARATSWQEVTEVTRRDDAATARRRPARLVDRVKHAGQDVFSRVNEAVPLRTTAAPDDSVLVVSPAAHGSLGDEGMILGLSSVLGSRATVAVPGDPHAVAGRVAGFGTRAINLLDYVAPKTFTPLRPLPIDGRPVVVIGADTIAGDYELTYLSTRVAMLNHSTAQGQPAYLVNFSLPRRVDPRAAQLLRSLHPDVVLYARDANSQRRAKELLGRPVGVSPDVASLMPARPADADEFAREATQFGAGRILIVPNAHAARVSGIPMDQLTGFYRDIAATLADYGHAAAFLVHDSRPEVGDASLVPEGADVLIGHSADVAKAALAASAGVISGRMHACVAALSSGVPTLGLGYVGKFDGQFAWYGKLGRVIEQTAQLRGSDVASAFLDHAEHACADAPVGAPAEIEWLTRLQG; via the coding sequence ATGAACACTTACGCTCCACTCACCCCGGCCGACGCGACTACCCTATGGCTGCACTGGGGACGCACGGGGGCAGGCCCGCTGTTCCTGCTCCGCCTTGCCGCAGCCGATCCCGGCCCCCACGCCGTGTCCTTCAACATCGACGCCGAAATCGCCGACGAGCTGCGTGCTTTGACCTGCCCGCAGTTCCCGGTGCGCACCTACCGGAATAAAACTGAGGTCATCACCGGCCTGCCGGGCCTGGTTCGCACCTCGTTGAAGCTGCGCCGTTTCATTCGCCGGCACGGTATCCGCCGGGTGGTGAGCACGATGCACTCGGTCTACGAGTCCATCGCCTTGCCACTGGCTCTTCCCCGAAGCGTCGAGTTCGTCGACTATGTCCACGACGCCTCCGCCCACCCAGGCGAGTTCAGTCTGCCGTGGCAGGCGGGCATGTGGCTCACCCGGGCCCGAGCCCAGCGCACCGTTACGTTCTCGCAGGCCACCGCGAGCGCGCTCATGACCGCCACGGCCAAGCCCATTACCGTGACTGCACACCCGCCGTTCGACGCCACCCCGGCGCGTCATGCCCCGCGCCGGCTCCCGGAGGCCCCCGAGGTCCCGGTGATCGGCATTTTCGGGCGTCTCCAACCCTACAAGGGCATAGACCTGGCGTTGGCGGCGATGGAGATCCTCGCTCAGCGTGGGGTCCCGGCGCGGCTGCGCATCGTCGGCGACGGCCCGTCGGCCGCAGCCCGCGACGGCGTCCGCGCCCGCTACGCCGAGTGGGACGTGCGCTGGATTCCTGAGGAGGAGGTATCGAGCGTCGTCGACGGCTTTGACGTGCTGTTGCTGTCCTACACCGAGGGCAGCCAGTCCGGGCCGGCGATGCTCGCCATGGCCCACGCGCTGCCCACGGTGGCCACCGCCGTCGGCGCGTTGCCCGAACAGGTTCGCGGCTACGGCGTCGTCGCCGCCGCTATTACCCCGCAGGCCGTGGCCGACGCCATCGAGGAGATCCTCAACCCGGCGCGCTATCACGAGCTTTCCCAGGGTGCTATTGAGGCCTTCGCCCGGGCCACGAGCTGGCAGGAGGTCACCGAGGTGACTCGCCGCGACGACGCCGCCACCGCCCGGCGCCGCCCGGCGCGCCTGGTGGATCGGGTGAAGCATGCCGGCCAGGACGTCTTCTCCAGGGTGAACGAGGCGGTGCCGCTGCGAACCACGGCCGCGCCGGACGATTCGGTGCTCGTTGTTTCCCCGGCAGCGCACGGCTCCCTCGGCGACGAAGGGATGATCCTCGGCCTCTCCTCGGTACTCGGCTCCCGAGCGACCGTCGCCGTGCCGGGGGACCCCCACGCCGTCGCCGGGCGCGTCGCCGGCTTCGGCACCCGGGCGATCAACCTGCTCGATTATGTCGCGCCCAAGACCTTTACCCCGCTGCGGCCGCTGCCCATCGACGGCCGCCCGGTGGTTGTCATCGGCGCGGATACCATCGCCGGCGACTACGAACTGACCTACCTCTCCACCCGGGTGGCCATGCTCAACCACTCCACTGCCCAGGGCCAACCCGCCTACCTGGTGAACTTCTCCCTGCCGCGCCGGGTCGATCCCCGCGCCGCACAACTGCTGCGCAGCCTTCATCCTGACGTTGTGCTCTACGCCCGGGACGCGAACAGTCAGCGCCGAGCCAAGGAGCTACTGGGACGCCCGGTGGGGGTCAGCCCCGATGTCGCCAGCCTCATGCCGGCGCGGCCCGCCGACGCCGACGAGTTCGCCCGCGAGGCCACGCAATTCGGCGCGGGGCGCATCCTCATCGTCCCCAACGCCCACGCCGCCCGCGTCAGCGGGATCCCGATGGATCAGCTCACAGGTTTCTACCGGGACATCGCCGCCACGCTGGCTGATTACGGCCACGCCGCGGCGTTTTTGGTCCACGATTCGCGCCCCGAGGTCGGGGACGCGTCGCTGGTACCGGAGGGCGCGGACGTGCTCATCGGACACAGCGCCGACGTCGCCAAGGCCGCCCTCGCCGCCTCAGCGGGGGTCATCTCCGGGCGGATGCACGCCTGTGTGGCCGCGCTCAGCTCCGGGGTACCCACGCTGGGCCTGGGGTATGTGGGCAAGTTCGACGGTCAATTCGCCTGGTACGGCAAGCTCGGCCGCGTCATCGAGCAGACCGCGCAGCTGCGCGGCAGCGACGTCGCCTCCGCCTTCCTCGACCACGCCGAGCACGCATGCGCCGACGCCCCCGTCGGCGCCCCGGCCGAGATCGAGTGGCTCACGCGGCTGCAGGGCTAA
- a CDS encoding rhodanese-like domain-containing protein, producing MKHVTVHDVPSDAVLIDVREPDEYAEAHAAGAINIPLSTLPERADEVPADGDVYLICKAGGRSAKAGEYLEQSAGRANLINVDGGTDGWLAAGLPTG from the coding sequence ATGAAACACGTAACCGTTCATGACGTTCCTTCCGACGCTGTCCTCATCGATGTCCGCGAACCCGACGAGTACGCCGAGGCCCACGCCGCCGGCGCCATCAACATTCCCTTGAGCACTCTCCCGGAGCGTGCGGACGAGGTTCCCGCCGACGGCGACGTCTACCTCATCTGCAAGGCTGGTGGGCGTTCCGCGAAGGCCGGCGAATACCTGGAGCAGTCCGCTGGTCGAGCCAACCTCATCAACGTTGACGGTGGCACCGATGGGTGGCTCGCCGCTGGCTTGCCGACCGGCTAG